A single region of the Vicia villosa cultivar HV-30 ecotype Madison, WI linkage group LG4, Vvil1.0, whole genome shotgun sequence genome encodes:
- the LOC131599922 gene encoding DUF21 domain-containing protein At4g14240-like isoform X1, which yields MNAVKALMITRLLTRNQLANHEEIPYGSMWWFIYAGVSCCLVIFAGIMSGLTLGLMSLGLVDLEILQQSGTPSEKKQAAVIFPVVQKQHRLLVTLLLCNAAAMELLAFKTFNLQALPIYLDKLFNPYLAIILSVTFVLFFGEVIPQAICSRYGLAVGANFAWLVRILMIICYPVAYPIGKVLDWLLGHNEALFRRAQLKALVSIHSKEAGKGGELTHDETTIISGALDLTEKTAEEAMTPIESTFSLDVNSKLDWEAMGKILARGHSRVPVYSGNSKNIIGLLLVKSLLTVRPETDTPVNAVSIRRIPRVPADMPLYDILNEFQKGSSHMAAVVKARGKGKLPPQMTDGEKYEEKKRFGADSQLTTPLLQKQYETTESIVVDIDKPPRPPKINKLSALQRNDAASNSPPTENIEDVEVVGIITLEDVFEELLQEEIVDETDEYVDVHKRIRVAAAASSGSRASSFRRLAGQKGAGGQNKPGTPK from the exons ATGAATGCGGTGAAGGCGTTAATGATAACTCGGTTACTAACTCGTAACCAACTCGCTAACCATGAAGAAATACCCTACGGATCAATGTGGTGGTTCATCTACGCCGGAGTCTCGTGTTGCCTTGTCATCTTCGCCGGAATCATGTCAGGTCTAACCCTAGGGCTCATGTCATTAGGACTCGTTGATCTTGAGATTCTTCAGCAGAGTGGTACTCCGTCAGAGAAAAAGCAAGCAG CGGTTATTTTTCCTGTGGTTCAAAAACAACACCGGCTTCTGGTGACTTTGCTTCTGTGTAACGCTGCTGCTATGGAG TTGTTGGCTTTTAAAACTTTCAATTTGCAGGCACTTCCTATATACCTAGACAAGCTGTTCAATCCGTATTTAGCTATCATTCTCTCGGTGACTTTCGTTCTGTTTTTTGGGGAG GTTATTCCTCAAGCAATTTGTAGTAGATACGGTCTTGCTGTGGGTGCCAACTTTGCATGGCTTGTACGAATTTTAATGATAATCTGTTATCCAGTTGCTTATCCTATTGGAAAG GTTCTAGATTGGTTATTAGGTCACAATGAAGCGTTATTTAGGCGAGCACAGTTAAAAGCTCTTGTCTCCATCCACAGTAAGGAG GCTGGTAAAGGTGGCGAGCTTACGCATGATGAGACAACAATTATCAGTGGAGCTCTAGATTTGACTGAAAAG ACTGCTGAAGAGGCTATGACTCCTattgaatcaaccttttctttgGATGTTAATTCAAAATTGGACTG GGAGGCAATGGGAAAAATTCTTGCCCGTGGGCATAGCCGAGTTCCTGTTTATTCTGGAAATTCGAAAAACATTATTGGGCTTCTACTG GTTAAAAGTCTTCTCACTGTTCGACCAGAAACCGATACCCCTGTCAACGCTGTCTCCATCCGGAGAATCCCACG AGTTCCAGCAGATATGCCTCTCTATGATATACTGAATGAGTTCCAAAAAGGAAGCAGTCATATGGCTGCTGTTGTCAAGGCTAGGGGAAAAGGAAAACTGCCTCCACAAATGACTGATGGGgagaaatatgaagaaaaaaaaaggtttggTGCCGATTCACAGTTGACTACGCCGTTACTACAGAAGCAGTATGAGACGACTGAAAGTATTGTTGTTGATATTGACAAGCCTCCAAGACCTCCCAAGATTAACAAGTTATCTGCTTTACAACGTAATGATGCCGCATCAAATAGTCCCCCCACCGAAAATATTGAAGACGTTGAAGTGGTTGGAATTATCACTTTAGAAGATGTATTTGAAGAACTTCTGCAA GAGGAGATTGTGGATGAGACAGATGAGTATGTCGATGTTCATAAGAG AATACGTGTTGCTGCAGCAGCTTCCTCAGGTTCCCGGGCTTCATCATTTCGAAGGTTGGCTGGGCAAAAGGGAGCA GGAGGCCAAAATAAGCCAGGGACTCCTAAGTAA
- the LOC131599922 gene encoding DUF21 domain-containing protein At4g14240-like isoform X2, translating into MNAVKALMITRLLTRNQLANHEEIPYGSMWWFIYAGVSCCLVIFAGIMSGLTLGLMSLGLVDLEILQQSGTPSEKKQAAVIFPVVQKQHRLLVTLLLCNAAAMEALPIYLDKLFNPYLAIILSVTFVLFFGEVIPQAICSRYGLAVGANFAWLVRILMIICYPVAYPIGKVLDWLLGHNEALFRRAQLKALVSIHSKEAGKGGELTHDETTIISGALDLTEKTAEEAMTPIESTFSLDVNSKLDWEAMGKILARGHSRVPVYSGNSKNIIGLLLVKSLLTVRPETDTPVNAVSIRRIPRVPADMPLYDILNEFQKGSSHMAAVVKARGKGKLPPQMTDGEKYEEKKRFGADSQLTTPLLQKQYETTESIVVDIDKPPRPPKINKLSALQRNDAASNSPPTENIEDVEVVGIITLEDVFEELLQEEIVDETDEYVDVHKRIRVAAAASSGSRASSFRRLAGQKGAGGQNKPGTPK; encoded by the exons ATGAATGCGGTGAAGGCGTTAATGATAACTCGGTTACTAACTCGTAACCAACTCGCTAACCATGAAGAAATACCCTACGGATCAATGTGGTGGTTCATCTACGCCGGAGTCTCGTGTTGCCTTGTCATCTTCGCCGGAATCATGTCAGGTCTAACCCTAGGGCTCATGTCATTAGGACTCGTTGATCTTGAGATTCTTCAGCAGAGTGGTACTCCGTCAGAGAAAAAGCAAGCAG CGGTTATTTTTCCTGTGGTTCAAAAACAACACCGGCTTCTGGTGACTTTGCTTCTGTGTAACGCTGCTGCTATGGAG GCACTTCCTATATACCTAGACAAGCTGTTCAATCCGTATTTAGCTATCATTCTCTCGGTGACTTTCGTTCTGTTTTTTGGGGAG GTTATTCCTCAAGCAATTTGTAGTAGATACGGTCTTGCTGTGGGTGCCAACTTTGCATGGCTTGTACGAATTTTAATGATAATCTGTTATCCAGTTGCTTATCCTATTGGAAAG GTTCTAGATTGGTTATTAGGTCACAATGAAGCGTTATTTAGGCGAGCACAGTTAAAAGCTCTTGTCTCCATCCACAGTAAGGAG GCTGGTAAAGGTGGCGAGCTTACGCATGATGAGACAACAATTATCAGTGGAGCTCTAGATTTGACTGAAAAG ACTGCTGAAGAGGCTATGACTCCTattgaatcaaccttttctttgGATGTTAATTCAAAATTGGACTG GGAGGCAATGGGAAAAATTCTTGCCCGTGGGCATAGCCGAGTTCCTGTTTATTCTGGAAATTCGAAAAACATTATTGGGCTTCTACTG GTTAAAAGTCTTCTCACTGTTCGACCAGAAACCGATACCCCTGTCAACGCTGTCTCCATCCGGAGAATCCCACG AGTTCCAGCAGATATGCCTCTCTATGATATACTGAATGAGTTCCAAAAAGGAAGCAGTCATATGGCTGCTGTTGTCAAGGCTAGGGGAAAAGGAAAACTGCCTCCACAAATGACTGATGGGgagaaatatgaagaaaaaaaaaggtttggTGCCGATTCACAGTTGACTACGCCGTTACTACAGAAGCAGTATGAGACGACTGAAAGTATTGTTGTTGATATTGACAAGCCTCCAAGACCTCCCAAGATTAACAAGTTATCTGCTTTACAACGTAATGATGCCGCATCAAATAGTCCCCCCACCGAAAATATTGAAGACGTTGAAGTGGTTGGAATTATCACTTTAGAAGATGTATTTGAAGAACTTCTGCAA GAGGAGATTGTGGATGAGACAGATGAGTATGTCGATGTTCATAAGAG AATACGTGTTGCTGCAGCAGCTTCCTCAGGTTCCCGGGCTTCATCATTTCGAAGGTTGGCTGGGCAAAAGGGAGCA GGAGGCCAAAATAAGCCAGGGACTCCTAAGTAA
- the LOC131599923 gene encoding stress-response A/B barrel domain-containing protein UP3-like, producing MMCLKTHLSFPFRTPSSPSPKHLTHHLRSLPFRSTIKMSSSTQTKTIEHIVLFKVKENSEPSKLTSMVNGLSSLISLDQVLHLTTGPLLRNRSTALTFTHMLHSRYKSKEDLEAYSTHPSPIGVVRGSILPIIDDLMAVDWVAEDIDSGELVPNPGSAIYVTFLKLKEGVFNDEVLKIITIKKYKDNYFFKVKDI from the exons ATGATGTGTTTGAAAACACACCTCTCTTTTCCATTCCGCACCCCTTCATCACCATCTCCAAAACACCTCACACACCACCTCCGTTCCTTGCCGTTCAGATCCACGATCAAGATGTCATCATCAACCCAAACCAAAACCATCGAACACATCGTCCTCTTCAAAGTCAAAGAAAACTCCGAACCCTCAAAATTAACCTCCATGGTTAACGGACTCAGTTCCCTCATCTCCCTAGATCAAGTCCTCCATCTTACCACAGGCCCTCTCCTACGCAACCGCTCCACTGCGTTAACGTTCACTCACATGCTTCACAGTCGGTACAAGTCCAAAGAGGATCTCGAAGCTTACTCTACACATCCGAGTCCTATTGGTGTCGTTAGAGGAAGCATTCTCCCGATTATTGATGATCTAATGGCGGTGGATTGGGTGGCGGAGGATATTGACAGTGGTGAATTGGTTCCGAATCCGGGGTCGGCAATTTATGTAACATTTTTGAAGTTGAAGGAGGGGGTTTTTAACGATGAGGTT ttaaaaattataactattaaaaaatataaagataattatttcttcaaagtaaaggatatt